Genomic DNA from Melopsittacus undulatus isolate bMelUnd1 chromosome 2, bMelUnd1.mat.Z, whole genome shotgun sequence:
TGCAACCCTTGGGATCCAGCTAACCCAATGCTGATGTTTAGTGGTGTGGAGGTGTCCTCAAAGCTGCATGCCACCAGCTGTCTTGTCATCTTCTGTCAGAGAAAATGGGCCCTTCTGAGGCCCATTATGGTGCCCACAGGTAGATGTCTGAAGTGGGTGAGATGAGACCTTTTTCACCTTCAGTTAGGTGAGATGAGTCCCACCAGCTCTTTTTAGCCAGCCTTTGAAAATAAAGGGAATATATTAATATACAGCTGATCCACTGTAAGAAGTGGTCCCCAGTGATCATTTTAAATACTATCATCAGTGTTCACATCCTTAACCAACTGTCACTTGAAATGCCCATGTATGTGAGGAAATGGGTTGTTAGAAGCAATCTTGAATTGAGTTTGTACAGGCTTGCCCTGCAAGGCAGGCTTCTCCTCACTGCCAGCTCATGAAGCCATGCCAAGGATTACGTCTCCAGCATacactgctggagcagagcaggttcCACTGGTCAGGGCTGAATTCTCCAAATTCTTTAGGTGGAAGATCAGATATAAACatctaattatttattttccaataGCAGcatagctctgctgctgagctcagaTTCACTGCTGTGTTAACCTCTGGCTTCTCTGAGTTCCCAGAGATTAAAAAGGGCAGGACAGGCAATGAGGAAGAGCCCTTGGTGGCCAGAAAAATAACAGTGCAGAGCCATAGCAGCCAGGTCTGTATCTTCTGAGTCTACTTCCAGCCTGGCAGCCACGACAGCTTCCCAGCACTGAGCATCTGCAGTATGCTCAGCCCTCAGCATTAACCAGCTGTGAGTCATGTTCTAAAAATGTTGAGGTGTGGTTTAAAGCCcaagtttgtatttttaagaataaatactGGTCTTCTTTATGTACCCTCTGGTAGTAAAGTTTTTCTACCTAAGAAGACTAGAAACTTCTCCTTACCAGGCCTTTCTCACATGGTCCATACCCTTTCAGAATGAAGGGTTATCAGGAAACAAATCGGGAGTTGAAAGAGCTGGCGGAAGTTCATGGGAGACAGTGAATGGTGAGCTCAGTGTTCCTGAAGCACTCTGCTGAAGCTGCTTGCAGGGTGATGATCCCCGACCCAGAAAGTGTGACTTCAGGGTGTGTGACCACCAGCCCCTCCAGACTCCCCCTGCTGTGCATATGCTGAAAGCTTCATCTCTCTGTGCTGTGGTCCGAAGGTGCATGAGGATCCTGCCCATACGTGATGCACAGAGATACATTGCTGAAAGccttagagctgctgctggctaGTCAGGAGCTCCAGGTACACCTGGAGCAGAGGCTGGCTGAGGAGGGCTCATGATGGGGCAGGACATGGGCTGTTTCAGCCGTTCCTACCTCCAGACAGCAGTAGAAAAGACTGGAGGGGAGCCAGGCTCATTTGCCAGGCCAGCTGCAGCCACCGAGATGTggatggcagagctgctgtctcAGAAGCTCCTGCAGGAGCTAATTATATCTGTACTGGTCTGTGGTAAGGCTGCCGGTTCCAGTAACTCGCTGAGAGGTGTTCCCTGCCCGCCTTCCTGTGGCTTCAGCAGAAGCCTGCTTCGGCAGCATTGCTAACAGCAACACAGCTGCTCATTTAGCAACAGGCAGCTACTGCTACTGTAGCCCCACTCCCAAAGTGACTGCAGAGGTGCACACAGTTTAACAAGCCCCCCAATGCCTCTCCCACCAGTGTCTCCCCCCCACCTGTTGTCTGTAGCAGAGGTTCCCAGTGCCCTCCTTAAGGGGATGTGTTTTGTCAGGTCCCACAAGCTGCCCCTCTGGGGGAGGTGGCTCTGCAGTGGACTTTCTGGGGCTCAATGGTTCTTCATGTCCGAGCCCACCATTCTCTTACTTCGCACATGGACGAAGAGCAGTTAGGCACAGGAAAGTCCCAGAGTCTCAGCAGAAATTAGGTGTCTTGGTGCAGATCAGCCCCTCCTTGCTTCTGATGAGCAGATTTAGTACTGCTGTCTGAACTAAACAGCAGGTCTAGTCCCTTCAGGGTTGCTGACTGATCACATGCCAAACTGTCCCTGAGTCCCACTTACCATCATTGTCCACTGCCTCCACCCCCTGTGCACCTGGGGAGAGACAAAATTTATGGTACCACTGGCAGGGCTCTGGCAAATGTTGGGGAAAAAGGAGCTGGGAACAGTATTTGCCCTCCTCCCCTCTCGTTTTCTTCATGGACCAAAGGCCACTGATAAGCTTTCTGTGATCAGACAGGTTGTGGCTTCCCAGTATTCCCATGGGAACCAGGACCTTCAGAGGATCATGAGCTGTCTTAGGACAGGTGATCACCAGATGGTCCTACTTCTGTCCCCACCTCTGctgtctgctccagcagcttcagCTCCATGGTGGAAGCAGCAACACGTCTGTGTGTGGCTTTGCAAATCATTTTCCCCCTCTGTGCAAAGCAGCATgctgcaaagcacagaagtgGGGTTGGTATAACAGGGTGGTGGAAAAGGTGTGCTTCAGGTAAAATCAGTACTACATGGGTCAACCCCTGCCCTCCAGCCTGCCCCCGGCACCAGCCTGCTCACCTGCTGTTTAGATGGACACAGATTTCCTGAGGTGCCAGCCAGATGTCTGAAGACTGAGGAAAAACCAGACCAAATCAAACCTGATGTAGCTGGGTGCTTCTATCTGCAGGtagagctgagcagcagcaggctggttCTCAGCTGAATCTTTCCTTCTGTATCAAGCATAAATTCATCAGGTATTCcatttcctgggaaaaaaaaaaagagcagaataaCTCACTTCAAAATAAAGAGTAGagctattttttccctctggcACGGTGAATGCAATTACCTAAGGCATGGGAGGCTGAGATAACTCATCCAGCCCCCACTTTCCAAAGAAACCATCATCATTCTGtcagaaaaggctttaaaagcCAATTCACATCCTGAATGCTGAAACATCGCCACACACGGAACCTGTCCTTATGAATTCCACGCACCAGTTGCAGCACTGCAATCAAAGCACACTCATAGACAGGGCAGAGTTCGTTATTATCAGGGCCATATACACCACCACACAAGCTCCCTGTGTTTGCCGACCCTTCTGTTGCTGTTGGCAAGTCTTTGTCCGTCAGGAGCAACTCCCAGGGAAGCAAAGCATACTGGTATTCTGTTACCAGCATATGAGCCACACTGGGGCTGGGAAAGTGTGCATGGGGAAAGAGACCAAAGCTGTGTATGGAGAGTTCAGTGAAGGGAAACCATAAGCCTGCACTTGCCTTCAGTTTATAATCCCATTTGGCCTGCACCCTCCACTCCCACCTCCTGTGCCGTTACATAATGGGGAGTGCAGTAATACTTTCAGCAATGCTGTTTGAATGGCAGCAGTCCAATTCTGGactgtattttatcttttttttttaatggtgggggggggagaggaggttGGCAAAGGGGAGAAAGCATCAGTTTGGTTTGTCTGCAATCCCTGGTTTGCTCTGGGAGCTTTAGAGGACAGACACATTCTTCCATCCCCGCTAATCCTCCCCTGATACAGAGGATTTTCCTGCCATTAAATGATAgcttgtgagaaaaaaaaatgccaactTTTCAGAGACTGACTCGTATGGCTAATGGCAGCCTCATGAGCAGGAGGGAGAGCACAGCCACTGCCTGGCTAGGTAAGCAATGCATCCAAATGACTTCTGCTGGGAATTTTAGTTTCAGGTTTTTGATAAGCTGGTTATGCCCCCTCGGCTTCAGCACCTATTTCCTGGCGACGTGGACAGTCTCTTACTGTTGGTGATCTTTTCCCACCTCAGATGATAAGAATGTGCCTTTGAAACTGCTGGTGGAAAGGATGCAGATGAGGACCTGAAAAGGAGTTTTACAGAGCTGCAGGATTCCCTGAGAAGGTCAGTGGTGGAAGATACTCACCAGGAAGGTGCTGGGGACTTCTTCAGCTTGACAGTGTGTAGGAGAGGACCCTTTTCCATCATCTTCCTTTCTAAACATAGATCTCATTGTGGGAAAATGATGCAGGGAAATGAGAGAGGAGGAACCCTTTATCTGCTCTTCTTGTGTGTTTCTAGATCCTTCAAGTTTGCTTTCCAGACCTGAAATGCCACTAGTGAATAATCAAGGTAATGTTTGCCATCATTTTAAATGGTGAGTATACTCTTATTTGGCATTACCTAGTAACGGATTAGACAGGTCGTTTGGAAAGATGTAGGGTAAATGCTCAGTTATTGCAATCATTGTTTCTTTACCCTGCTAAAAACTCCGCAAACATTTTATTGGTCACTcacttttcttttcaaatactgaatTACCATAGCATGTAAAAGAGCAAAAGAGATCATCCCTGGGTGGAATTTTGTTTATGccttaatctatttttttccccttactgCTGTATTTAATCCTTTTCCTTAAACACACATCTCATTTGAGACCCTCTGTGTCAGTAAGTTGGAGGCATcttccagctgctgccctgtctGCTACCATAGTGTTGAAAGCAAAGAACATCCTTTTTTTGGGAAGGGGTGAAGAAGAAGAGGTGGGAATGCTTCCAGCTATGCTGGTTAGAGGAGATCTGGCCAACAAAGGAGATGTGATCTCCTgtgctctgagcagcagctctccagggGGTTTGGTGAGCTTCAGATGGAGGATTTTTTCTGACTTCCTTTgcaagagaaagagggaaaattgCCACAAAGGCTGTGGTGCTGAGGGGCTTCTACTGCCAAGGGGATGTTTCATCATTGGATGATCCTCGAGTGCTTGTTTTCCATGTACTGTTCAATGCAAAGAGATATGCTTGTAGAGATCTTAGAAGCGTGCTGTGAAATGCCACTATCAGAAGACCCAGATTTGGCCTTAAAAAATCATTTGCATATAAGGAAAACAGGCTGGATATGGCTTGAGTACAGACATTTCCTTAATCAAGTGATTAAAGGACAATCAGGGAGTGGATTTCATTATCAGCATGCTCGTTCTTACACTGCACACAGTGTACACAGCTGCTGAGGGAGGTCTGCTTTGAAGGTCAGAGATGTGTCTGAGCTTGGGGTAGCTGTAGCTAAACATTGAGCTTGTTTGGGACAGGCTCACATAGAGGACTGCCTATGCACATATGCCCCTCTGGATGTCACCCTGAGCCCACACAAGGCTCTCATTCCAGCAGCAATACTTGAGCAGCATCCATCATTTTCCAAAGAGCCACCTGTGGTTAGGCATTTGGGAACAGGCAAATCCTTAATCTGACTGGTCCTCAGTTTATGTAACTGCTTAACAAAAACAACACGTGACCCTGTTTGCAGGCAACAGTGTGGACTGGTGCATAGGGTAGCAAAGGAGGCagcccctgggcagcctgcacAAAGCAAGAGCAGTCTGAGGCCAGTGTGTTGTCTACTTTCCAGTCCTCAGACTCCTCACATGTTGTCTGCTCAGGGCCTTGACTGAAGGAGACTTTCCATTAGCTGTGCCTTTTAGATAAGAGCTcaggaaaagggagaagagcataaaaacaaacaaaatgacaGCCTGTCTAAAATCCTTTCCACCTCTCAGAGTCCTTCACTATCATTCATCCTTGAAGTGATGCTGTTTTGCTAATATTCGGGTCATGATAGTGTGGCGAGGCTTGATGGGACCTGAATTTCAATAGAAGCTACAGCTAAAGTCCTTCTGGAATGCTCCCTCCATGTATGTAAATCCCTCTTCTGCATGCAATGGCCAGGTTAGTTTGAACAGATCCAGGCTAGGCAGCTCCTGGGTTGATGTCCTATTAAGTGGGGACCTGCCTAGCATCTGGTTTTGCAAGACTGCCTAAAGAGGTAACAGCATAAACTCAGATTTCGTGCATGTTGCCTTCAGACAGAATGGAGAAAGGGCAGAGTTACTGCAGTTCAAACTGTAGATTGGTCTGTACATTAAGGCCTTAGGggctgcaaaaataaaagcttgatGCTTGCTGAAGCTGATGCTTCCTGGCATATCACCTCACATGTCTATCTTAATAAAAATGCCTATTGGGAATACAGCTGTAATAGACAATTATTGTGCTGCAAACTGGCAGTGAGAAGCAGCCCAGCTGCTGGAAGGTTCCCTCTTCAGTCAGCAGGAGCATGGTGGAAAGCCTGTCCCTTGGCCCCTGGGGCCAGATACACACATAGCGGCAGCAATGTgatcccagcagtgctgcaatAAAGTGGCTGTTGGTAAAACTGTTGGTATCTCATGTCTTGCTGAAAAATGTATAAAAGGATTATACTTGTGTGGGTGCTGATAAACTTCAGCAGAAAAACCAGGCAGTAGCAATACCACCATTTCCTGCTAGTGACTACCTGGAGAATCTGCTGGCATGGCTGTTCATTTTGTTGAGCAGCAGGTGGGATGTGCCTGTGAGAGCAATAACAAAATGAGCTCTGCCTTCAGTTCTTCCTTTCTAATGAGTTTATTTTGCAGATGCCTGGCTGACAGGATGTTCTTCCCCACAAAAATGCCTGTCCACGGGCAATGATGTTTCCCATTCCTTTCATCCTTCTCTGATTTCTCCCCAGgagttttctccttctcttcctcattgTACATCCACTTGCATGGGACTAGGTTGAAAAGAAACCACAGTAGCCACACACATCCCATGTCAGGCTGGTAAAAGGACAAAGCAGCTGCTCCCATCAAGCATGAGGCACTATGGTTACTGTCTCAAGaactgacaaaacaaaaaaactgtgCTGGAGGTCCAAAGTATCTCATAATGAAGAAAGCAGTAGAACAATAGCTGTAAAATTGTTTTTCCTCATGCTGTTCTACCAATACACAGTGagaaggtatttttaaacactgtacTGCATCCTTAAGAGCTGGTTGTTCCCTTTGCAGTGCTACACCAGCTCATGGCTCTGGTGGAGAAATGTTAGgttgaatgaaaaagaaaagaaagaagaaaaaggcatgAATTTGACATGCCCCAAGCAACTAACTGATCACCCCAGCCCACTGCCAGACTAGCATAGACTgtcctcccctcttccccaccCAAAAATACTGCAACCCACACAGCTTCTGACCTTCAAAGCATCTCTGCCTGCTCCATGCAGGCCATGGAGACATGGCCAAACCATGTCCCCATCAGCTTGCAGGGATACCAGCCACAGAGACACTGAGATTTAGGTGTGTCCACCTTTTGGGGAGAGAAATTAATGAGGGATGATATTCTAGGTGATGTGttcacacacagacagacacagacagacacacacacaccttctTAGAAGgtttaaaaacacagcagattGTCAGGAATCTTTCATGAGAACTTCCTGGTCAGCACCAAGGGTGACAATTATGCTGGCTAGAAGGGAGGCAAAGAtagcataatttctttttcctgttttgactAATATATTTGCATCCTGATtctctcctcccatccctccatgGGGATGGCATGTTCCTCTCTGACAGTGATCCTTTGGGTCCCCCACGTCCATGCGGTGTGGGCCTGCGTGCGGTCCTGCCCTGCCAACTGCGTGTGCACTCAAGAGCGGAGCTGCTCCGTCCTCTGCGATCGTGTCGGTCTGGGGCAGATCCCTAGCCAGTTCCCTTGTGAAGCCTCCTCTATCAACCTGGACAAAAACAGCATCAAGTTCCTCGCCGAGAGGGCCTTTGGGACCTTACCTTCCCTCAAGTCCCTGTCGCTCAATCACAACAATATCTCCTTCATCACCCCAGGGGCTTTCAAGGGGTTGCCCAGCTTGACCGAGCTGAAGATGGCTCACAACGAGTACATTCGCTATCTCCACACGCGGACTTTCACTGCCCTCAAACGGCTGGTGAAGCTGGACCTGGCAGACTGCAACCTTTTCAACATCCCTGACAGGATCTTCATTGAGCTGCCTGCTCTACAGGAGCTCTTCTGCTTCCAGAACAACTTCCGGAGGATCCCAGGTGCTATCAGGGGCATGGAGAACCTGACCCATGTTTACCTGGAGAGAAACAGGATTGAAGCGGTAGCCTATAACTCCCTGCAGGGCCTGACTAAGTTGAAATACCTGAATCTGCAGGACAACAAGATAAATGTAGTTCATGAGCGAGCTTTTCAGGGCTGCCAGAAGATGGAATACCTGTATCTGAATGACAATTTGATCAGCGAGCTTCCAGAAAACTCCTTTGATGGCCTGAGGTGCCTGAAGATGCTCAACCTAGGGGGGAATTTTCTTAGGAACATTTCCAACACCTGGTTCAGGGACCTGGGGGAGCTAGAGGTGCTCTACCTGGACCGCAACAGGATCAACTACATTGAGGATGGGGCTTTTGAAAACCTCACCAGCTTGGTTGCATTGCACTTGAACAGCAACAACCTGACAACCCTGcccttttctgtcttccagcCGGTGTACTTCCTTGGGCGGCTGTACCTCTTCCGCAACCCCTGGGAGTGTGACTGCCGCATTGAGTGGCTGAAGGAGTGGATGGAGAA
This window encodes:
- the NYX gene encoding nyctalopin; translated protein: MFAIILNVILWVPHVHAVWACVRSCPANCVCTQERSCSVLCDRVGLGQIPSQFPCEASSINLDKNSIKFLAERAFGTLPSLKSLSLNHNNISFITPGAFKGLPSLTELKMAHNEYIRYLHTRTFTALKRLVKLDLADCNLFNIPDRIFIELPALQELFCFQNNFRRIPGAIRGMENLTHVYLERNRIEAVAYNSLQGLTKLKYLNLQDNKINVVHERAFQGCQKMEYLYLNDNLISELPENSFDGLRCLKMLNLGGNFLRNISNTWFRDLGELEVLYLDRNRINYIEDGAFENLTSLVALHLNSNNLTTLPFSVFQPVYFLGRLYLFRNPWECDCRIEWLKEWMENYRLVRDIPCASPSSVAGIDLMDVLYERSPEGYCLDPAELNVTSEGPTPSGEPWSTTESKFNSLISKLLLQMGLSEEVANTTEVYSNTTQLDGLTDGVSSGVGEDRMEAVSFSFYLPALFTVIVWQCN